From Candidatus Binatia bacterium, one genomic window encodes:
- a CDS encoding L-threonylcarbamoyladenylate synthase translates to MDAAARFLAAGGVVAYPTETVYGLGVDARSSAAIAALLVMKGRDEGRGISLLVENLDAAADLLAEPPGEDARALASRFWPGPLTIVLAASSRVAPQVVGPSGGVGLRCSSDPWAAALVARFGAPVTSTSANASGCEPARSAGDVRSAFPHQASGAAPSLFVLDGGARTSSEVSTVIEFSKGRATLLREGAIRASDLASMIDLAGKNRG, encoded by the coding sequence GTGGACGCAGCAGCCCGGTTCCTCGCGGCCGGCGGCGTCGTGGCCTATCCGACCGAGACCGTCTACGGGCTCGGGGTCGACGCTCGAAGCAGCGCCGCGATCGCAGCGCTGCTCGTCATGAAGGGGCGCGACGAAGGGCGCGGCATCTCGCTGCTCGTCGAAAACCTCGACGCGGCGGCCGACCTTCTCGCCGAGCCGCCGGGTGAGGATGCGCGCGCGCTCGCGTCGCGCTTCTGGCCGGGACCGCTGACGATCGTGCTTGCAGCGTCGTCGCGGGTCGCGCCGCAGGTCGTCGGCCCGAGCGGCGGAGTCGGGCTTCGCTGCAGCAGCGATCCGTGGGCGGCGGCGCTGGTGGCAAGATTCGGCGCTCCGGTTACCTCCACGTCAGCGAACGCGAGCGGATGCGAGCCGGCACGCTCGGCCGGCGACGTGCGCAGTGCCTTTCCACATCAGGCGAGCGGCGCTGCGCCGTCGCTGTTCGTTCTCGACGGCGGCGCAAGGACTTCGAGCGAGGTTTCCACGGTGATTGAGTTTTCGAAGGGCCGTGCGACGCTCCTGCGAGAAGGCGCGATCCGCGCCAGTGATCTCGCTTCCATGATCGACCTGGCAGGAAAAAACCGTGGCTAG
- a CDS encoding DUF4056 domain-containing protein translates to MRPCCAFGAQLRVRVGPVPIPLIFLGNIVDERHIRHHVYDSGNATFGSHGSAGPEIVHSEGNGLVYSCRAGFLDIAHMRDYSDAALYIITALARNLEKGGRIPLPDEGAKVAIELKPVDPSLIAQYGRWAIATSLGQWLAFQSGLWHEVATWFGWSTFALFPERVSAFSPEDLYSNILGARIAAAVVSQSGARDEFVYNRNVDRWLQRTLDLVETVPVPAAEEAMLSVDGLWWDSTKRLPDMSLVLRRNFSSGDAVVPWLIPKARVGPKLRAACGADPQPLPVANPSSIGAIDFASLVTLVIEPSSELARQEPFAHLSRRITQKDFPAIVDFVRRQNEQMFGPLADRPDSELP, encoded by the coding sequence ATGCGCCCTTGCTGCGCGTTCGGCGCCCAGCTACGCGTGCGCGTCGGGCCGGTGCCGATCCCGCTCATCTTCCTCGGCAACATCGTCGACGAGAGACACATCCGTCACCACGTATACGACAGCGGCAACGCGACGTTCGGTTCCCACGGTTCGGCGGGTCCGGAGATCGTGCACAGCGAAGGCAACGGGCTCGTCTACAGCTGTCGTGCCGGGTTCCTCGATATCGCGCACATGCGCGACTACTCGGACGCGGCGCTGTACATCATCACCGCGCTGGCGAGGAACCTCGAGAAAGGCGGGCGCATTCCGCTTCCGGACGAAGGAGCCAAAGTCGCCATCGAGCTGAAGCCTGTCGATCCTTCGCTGATTGCCCAGTACGGGCGCTGGGCCATTGCGACTTCGCTCGGCCAGTGGCTCGCGTTCCAGTCGGGGCTCTGGCACGAGGTCGCGACGTGGTTCGGATGGTCGACGTTTGCGCTGTTTCCCGAGCGGGTCTCTGCGTTCTCACCCGAAGACCTTTACTCGAACATCCTCGGCGCGCGCATCGCGGCGGCCGTGGTTTCCCAGAGCGGTGCCCGCGACGAATTCGTCTACAACCGCAACGTCGACCGCTGGCTGCAACGCACGCTCGACCTGGTAGAGACGGTGCCCGTCCCTGCAGCCGAAGAGGCCATGTTGTCGGTGGACGGGCTGTGGTGGGATTCGACCAAGCGCTTGCCGGACATGTCGCTGGTGCTTCGTCGCAACTTCTCGAGCGGCGATGCCGTCGTGCCCTGGCTGATCCCGAAGGCCCGCGTCGGGCCCAAGCTGCGAGCGGCGTGCGGAGCCGATCCCCAGCCTCTTCCGGTCGCGAATCCTTCGTCGATCGGAGCGATCGATTTCGCGTCGCTCGTCACTCTCGTCATCGAACCTTCATCTGAGCTGGCCCGCCAGGAACCGTTCGCCCACCTCTCTCGACGCATCACCCAGAAGGATTTCCCGGCGATCGTCGACTTCGTCCGTCGTCAGAACGAACAGATGTTCGGCCCCCTGGCTGACCGCCCCGACAGCGAGCTGCCGTGA
- a CDS encoding DUF1015 domain-containing protein, whose protein sequence is MARFRPFRAIRYASRAGAMERIVAPPYDVISPAERDAFYEASAFNCTRLILNKESHDAAAAEYRAWQDEGILERDAAPSFYLYTQEFDAGGPRRRVGVLGALALEPYSTGVVLRHENTFAHHKRDRLELTRRVKANLSPIFCVYSKPGFVPEPDGGWQSEPDVDVMHQGVRHRLWAVRSQAGIARIRDAVADEALFIADGHHRYETALNYWYECVSAGKEPPVGADAPGDDVQPAAHVLAFLAAFEDPGLVILPTHRELVSAPGVGAAAFESALSESFRLEAFSFDEAGADRLVAALANVGPDRHAFGIALRGLPRFLLATRPVATDAASPLERLDVKVLHDDIVDRALARAGAKRPELAYSIDAKDILTRVLRGELQGGFLMNATRADQMADVCRAGELMPHKSTYFYPKLLTGLVFHALE, encoded by the coding sequence GTGGCTAGATTCCGCCCTTTCCGGGCGATCCGTTATGCATCGCGCGCCGGCGCCATGGAACGCATCGTCGCTCCGCCCTACGACGTCATCAGTCCCGCCGAACGCGACGCGTTCTACGAGGCCAGCGCGTTCAACTGCACCAGGCTCATCCTCAACAAGGAAAGCCACGACGCGGCGGCCGCCGAATACCGCGCGTGGCAGGACGAAGGCATTCTCGAGCGCGACGCAGCGCCTTCGTTCTATCTCTATACCCAGGAGTTCGACGCCGGCGGGCCGCGGCGCCGCGTCGGCGTGCTCGGCGCGCTGGCCCTCGAGCCGTATTCGACCGGAGTCGTGCTGCGCCACGAAAATACGTTCGCGCACCACAAGCGCGACCGTCTCGAGCTGACCCGGCGTGTGAAGGCCAACCTCTCGCCGATCTTCTGCGTGTACTCGAAACCGGGCTTCGTGCCCGAGCCCGACGGCGGCTGGCAGAGCGAGCCCGACGTCGACGTGATGCACCAGGGCGTGCGCCACCGATTGTGGGCCGTGCGCAGCCAGGCGGGCATCGCCCGTATCCGCGACGCCGTGGCCGACGAAGCGTTGTTCATTGCCGACGGCCACCATCGCTACGAGACGGCGCTCAACTACTGGTACGAATGCGTTTCCGCCGGAAAGGAACCGCCGGTCGGCGCCGATGCCCCGGGCGACGACGTGCAGCCCGCTGCGCACGTGCTGGCCTTTCTTGCTGCGTTCGAAGATCCGGGTCTCGTGATCCTGCCGACGCATCGCGAGCTCGTGAGCGCGCCTGGCGTCGGTGCGGCGGCTTTCGAGTCGGCGCTGTCCGAATCGTTCCGCCTCGAAGCCTTTTCTTTCGACGAGGCCGGTGCCGACAGGCTCGTTGCGGCGCTGGCCAACGTCGGGCCGGATCGCCACGCCTTCGGCATCGCGCTGCGCGGACTGCCGCGGTTCCTGCTCGCGACCAGGCCCGTCGCGACCGATGCCGCGTCGCCGCTGGAGCGTCTCGACGTCAAGGTGCTCCATGACGATATCGTCGACCGGGCGCTCGCGCGCGCCGGCGCGAAGCGGCCGGAGCTGGCGTACTCGATCGACGCGAAGGACATCCTGACGCGGGTGCTGCGCGGCGAGCTGCAGGGCGGATTCCTGATGAACGCGACGCGCGCGGACCAGATGGCCGATGTCTGCCGCGCCGGCGAGCTGATGCCGCACAAGTCGACGTACTTTTACCCGAAGCTGCTGACCGGCCTGGTCTTCCACGCGCTCGAGTAG
- a CDS encoding MMPL family transporter: MSDTGPDSHSDGKGLSRVFRAIVARSRPILVLYALLLVPSVWYAIQVGQDNSIDRLVVADDPDAIATREFEKVFGSGEYAVLLAEADDPLAPAAVAKIDSIEKSLAGIPGIMPNSALSIYRRAKAGFQATPAELEAFRNFVLGTDLMRKQGLVGDHFLAIGIVMTVAGTAERAATLDAIDKAIAPVLANPAPLRGLFRIGQPYVNRYLDETQRRAPLYFILFTAFVIVLNLSLYRSVRTLLAFLITLAVNLAMSVGYIGLTGGSFTIVSPMVPMTILVTATASLVYLHSRFVDCPAGRDPAEHQLFALSNKFVACTASIFATAVGFAALLVSKIRPIREMGSWVAVGLVITWIIVFTLFPALQKELATPTETQNRAVGARVRAAATWLPRFTYRWRYLLVGAALALSAAGGVALFGLPGYVTPLRILTDPVEYMNPQSQLYKDTKRLGQMIPGLSVTQVWLKGDLASVSEPDVLAGLDHFQSALEKDPDVGAAVGPTTILRLMRYIAGEAEQWPTTPDGMDQLAGDLEGLMAHEPMLQRFVQAHELAQTHFTVISHVVEHEEFERLNASIRKLWADAVARDPALKVFQVQMVGISPLNAKMAQSLVPTLVDSFKITVAIIFIAFLIVFRNGAARLMAMIPSVFAILVMFGVMRLADIPLNVATILIASTILGTSENDQIHFFWHFQEGLADGSTEKALRHTFVVAGRAIFFATLINAGGFLAFGLAELPSMRQFGVLAALAFVLSMIADFFALPAALWILSGAKPDDTAPQE; the protein is encoded by the coding sequence GGTCGGCCAGGACAACTCGATCGACCGCCTCGTCGTGGCCGACGATCCCGACGCGATCGCGACGCGCGAGTTCGAGAAGGTGTTCGGGTCGGGCGAATACGCGGTGCTGCTCGCCGAGGCCGACGATCCCCTGGCGCCGGCCGCCGTGGCGAAGATCGATTCGATCGAAAAATCGCTGGCCGGAATTCCCGGCATCATGCCGAACTCGGCGCTGTCGATTTACCGGCGCGCCAAGGCGGGCTTCCAGGCCACGCCCGCCGAGCTCGAGGCGTTCCGCAACTTCGTCCTGGGCACCGACCTCATGCGCAAGCAGGGCCTGGTCGGCGATCACTTCCTCGCGATCGGCATCGTGATGACGGTTGCGGGCACGGCGGAGCGTGCCGCGACGCTCGATGCGATCGACAAGGCGATCGCGCCGGTGCTGGCAAATCCGGCGCCGCTTCGCGGTCTTTTCCGCATCGGCCAGCCGTACGTGAACCGCTACCTCGACGAGACGCAGCGCAGGGCGCCGCTGTATTTCATCCTGTTCACGGCGTTCGTCATCGTGCTCAACCTGTCGCTGTACCGCTCGGTGCGCACGCTGCTGGCGTTCCTCATCACGCTGGCCGTCAACCTTGCAATGTCGGTCGGATACATCGGGCTTACCGGCGGCAGCTTCACGATCGTCTCGCCGATGGTGCCGATGACGATCCTGGTCACTGCGACGGCCTCGCTCGTCTATCTCCACTCGCGCTTCGTCGACTGCCCTGCCGGGCGCGATCCTGCCGAGCACCAGCTCTTCGCGCTGTCGAACAAATTCGTCGCGTGCACGGCTTCGATCTTCGCGACCGCGGTCGGTTTTGCGGCGCTGCTGGTCTCGAAGATCCGCCCGATCCGCGAAATGGGTTCCTGGGTTGCAGTCGGGCTGGTGATCACGTGGATCATCGTCTTCACGCTGTTCCCGGCGCTGCAGAAGGAGCTGGCCACCCCGACCGAGACGCAAAACCGCGCCGTCGGTGCACGCGTCCGCGCCGCGGCGACCTGGCTGCCGCGCTTTACGTATCGCTGGCGCTACCTGCTGGTCGGGGCGGCGCTCGCGCTTTCTGCCGCCGGCGGCGTCGCGCTGTTCGGGCTGCCCGGTTACGTCACGCCGCTGCGCATCCTGACCGACCCTGTCGAGTACATGAATCCGCAGAGCCAGCTCTACAAGGACACCAAACGCCTCGGACAGATGATCCCGGGACTTTCGGTGACGCAGGTCTGGCTCAAGGGCGATCTGGCCAGCGTGTCCGAGCCCGACGTGCTCGCCGGGCTCGACCACTTCCAGTCTGCGCTCGAGAAAGACCCCGATGTCGGCGCCGCGGTCGGACCGACGACGATCCTGCGCCTGATGCGCTACATCGCCGGAGAGGCGGAGCAGTGGCCGACGACGCCGGACGGCATGGACCAGCTGGCCGGCGACCTCGAGGGGCTGATGGCCCACGAGCCGATGCTGCAGCGTTTCGTGCAGGCGCACGAGCTCGCGCAGACGCATTTCACGGTGATCAGCCACGTCGTCGAGCACGAGGAGTTCGAGAGGCTCAACGCGTCGATCCGCAAGCTGTGGGCCGACGCGGTGGCGCGCGACCCCGCGCTCAAGGTTTTCCAGGTCCAGATGGTCGGCATCAGCCCCCTGAACGCGAAGATGGCACAGAGCCTGGTGCCGACGCTGGTCGACAGCTTCAAGATCACCGTCGCGATCATTTTCATCGCGTTCCTCATCGTGTTCCGCAACGGTGCGGCTCGCCTGATGGCCATGATCCCGTCGGTGTTCGCGATCCTCGTGATGTTCGGCGTGATGCGGCTTGCCGACATCCCGCTCAACGTCGCGACGATCCTGATCGCATCGACGATCCTCGGGACTTCCGAGAACGACCAGATCCACTTCTTCTGGCATTTCCAGGAAGGCCTGGCCGACGGCAGCACCGAAAAAGCCCTGCGCCACACCTTCGTCGTGGCCGGCCGCGCGATCTTCTTCGCGACGCTGATCAACGCGGGCGGATTCCTGGCTTTCGGGTTGGCCGAGCTGCCTTCGATGCGCCAGTTCGGCGTGCTCGCGGCGCTGGCCTTCGTATTGTCGATGATCGCCGACTTCTTCGCACTGCCGGCGGCGCTGTGGATCCTCAGCGGCGCGAAGCCGGACGACACGGCCCCGCAGGAATAG
- the purD gene encoding phosphoribosylamine--glycine ligase — protein sequence MKVLVVGSGGREHALAWKIAGDPRRPVVYAAPGSAAMATLATLVPIQAGDIDALAAFAASEGIDLTVVGPEGPLAAGIVDRFRAQGLRIFGPDRAGAELEASKAFTKRLLVEAGVPTAEYGEFRDADAARRFARHLGFPVVVKADGLAAGKGVVICADAAEADRTIAAMLEDGAFGEAGRHIVVEEFLEGEEASFMAITDGVTSLPLASSQDHKAVFDGDLGPNTGGMGAYSPAPCVTPEIHDTIMDRVIEPTVRTLAARGIDYRGVLYAGIMLTKQGPKVLEYNVRFGDPECQALLLRLDSSILDLFDAAIDRTLDRHRIEWKQGPSVCVVLTAEGYPGDIRKGDAIDGLGEAAEIPGVEVFHAGTARDDTGTWRTVGGRVLGVCAGGRTVAEAAAKAYAAVDRISWKGMHCRRDIAWRALARERA from the coding sequence GTGAAAGTGCTCGTCGTCGGCTCCGGCGGGCGCGAGCACGCACTGGCGTGGAAAATCGCAGGCGATCCTCGCCGTCCGGTCGTCTACGCGGCGCCCGGCTCGGCGGCCATGGCAACGCTCGCGACGCTGGTGCCGATCCAGGCCGGCGACATCGATGCGCTGGCGGCGTTCGCGGCGAGCGAAGGCATCGACCTCACCGTCGTCGGTCCCGAAGGCCCTCTTGCCGCCGGCATCGTCGACCGCTTTCGCGCCCAGGGTCTTCGCATTTTCGGACCGGATCGCGCGGGCGCCGAGCTCGAAGCGTCCAAGGCATTCACGAAGCGTCTTCTCGTCGAAGCGGGCGTCCCGACTGCCGAGTACGGCGAATTCCGCGATGCGGATGCCGCCAGGCGATTCGCGCGCCACCTCGGATTTCCGGTGGTCGTCAAGGCCGACGGGCTGGCGGCTGGAAAAGGCGTCGTCATCTGCGCGGACGCCGCCGAGGCCGATCGCACGATCGCGGCGATGCTGGAAGACGGCGCGTTCGGCGAAGCCGGTCGCCACATAGTCGTCGAGGAATTCCTCGAAGGCGAGGAAGCGTCGTTCATGGCAATCACCGACGGCGTGACTTCCCTGCCGCTGGCGTCGTCGCAGGACCACAAGGCCGTCTTCGACGGGGACCTCGGCCCCAACACCGGAGGCATGGGCGCCTATTCGCCGGCGCCGTGCGTGACGCCGGAGATCCACGACACGATCATGGATCGCGTCATCGAGCCGACGGTGCGCACGCTGGCGGCGCGCGGAATCGACTACCGCGGCGTGCTGTACGCGGGGATCATGCTGACGAAGCAAGGGCCGAAAGTGCTCGAGTACAACGTTCGTTTCGGGGACCCCGAGTGCCAGGCGCTGCTGCTCCGCCTGGATTCGAGCATCCTCGATCTTTTCGACGCGGCGATCGATCGCACGCTCGATCGCCACCGCATCGAGTGGAAACAGGGTCCTTCGGTCTGCGTCGTGCTGACGGCCGAAGGGTATCCGGGAGACATCCGCAAGGGCGACGCGATCGACGGGCTGGGCGAGGCCGCCGAGATCCCCGGCGTCGAGGTATTCCACGCGGGCACGGCCCGCGACGATACCGGCACCTGGCGCACGGTCGGCGGTCGCGTGCTCGGCGTCTGCGCCGGCGGCCGCACGGTTGCCGAAGCGGCGGCAAAGGCTTACGCGGCAGTGGACCGCATTTCGTGGAAGGGCATGCACTGCCGGCGCGACATCGCGTGGAGGGCGCTGGCGCGCGAGCGCGCCTGA
- the purE gene encoding 5-(carboxyamino)imidazole ribonucleotide mutase, with product MGSSSDLDVMNEAARILEELSIAHEVVVTSAHRSPQQTGEYARGARDRGIQVLIVAAGLAAHLAGAVAANTTLPVLGVPLDSGSLRGMDALLSTVMMPAGVPVGTLAIGAAGARNAALLAAQILALSDSRLARLLEQRKRKMAEAVPGRVRSWPEAK from the coding sequence ATGGGAAGCTCGAGCGATCTCGACGTCATGAACGAAGCAGCGCGCATCCTCGAAGAGCTTTCGATCGCGCACGAAGTCGTCGTCACGTCGGCCCATCGCTCTCCGCAGCAGACCGGGGAGTACGCCCGCGGCGCGCGCGACCGCGGGATCCAGGTGCTGATCGTCGCGGCCGGTCTTGCCGCGCACCTTGCCGGAGCCGTCGCGGCCAACACGACGCTGCCGGTGCTCGGAGTGCCGCTGGATTCCGGATCGCTTCGCGGGATGGACGCGCTGCTGTCGACGGTGATGATGCCTGCCGGAGTTCCGGTGGGCACCTTGGCGATCGGTGCTGCCGGTGCACGCAACGCCGCGCTGCTGGCCGCGCAGATCCTCGCGCTTTCGGACTCGCGTCTTGCGCGCCTTCTCGAGCAGCGCAAACGCAAGATGGCCGAGGCCGTGCCCGGCAGGGTGCGCAGCTGGCCCGAGGCAAAATAG